In Vibrio lentus, a single genomic region encodes these proteins:
- a CDS encoding ArsJ-associated glyceraldehyde-3-phosphate dehydrogenase — MTVKVGINGFGRIGRLALRAAFDWAEIEFVQINDVAGDTATLAHLLEFDSVQGRWNHEVAVEGDEMIINGQRIRTTQERDIDAIDWSGCDVVLEATGVHRKSSFLNKYLEQGVKRVVVSAPVKEEGIANIVVGVNDNIFDPAVHKIVTAASCTTNCLAPVVKVINEKLGIENAAFTTIHDLTNTQTILDAPHKDLRRARACGMSLIPTTTGSAKAIVEIFPELENRINGHAVRVPLANASLTDVIFEVKQDTTAEEVNAMLKEASENELKGILGFEERPLVSIDYKGDQRSTIVDALSTMLVGKRMVKIYAWYDNEMGYATRTAELVRTVGLA; from the coding sequence ATGACAGTCAAAGTAGGTATTAATGGTTTTGGTCGTATCGGCCGTTTAGCACTTCGCGCAGCGTTTGATTGGGCGGAAATTGAGTTCGTACAGATTAACGATGTGGCTGGCGACACCGCGACATTGGCTCACCTTCTTGAGTTCGATTCGGTTCAAGGTCGCTGGAACCACGAAGTTGCGGTTGAAGGCGATGAGATGATCATCAACGGTCAACGCATTAGAACTACGCAAGAGCGCGACATCGATGCGATCGATTGGTCTGGTTGCGATGTTGTCCTTGAAGCGACCGGCGTTCACCGTAAGTCATCTTTCCTAAACAAATACCTTGAGCAAGGCGTGAAGCGTGTTGTGGTATCGGCGCCAGTGAAAGAAGAAGGCATTGCAAACATCGTTGTCGGTGTGAACGACAATATCTTCGATCCAGCAGTACATAAAATCGTAACCGCAGCATCTTGTACAACCAACTGTCTCGCGCCCGTGGTTAAAGTAATCAACGAGAAGCTGGGTATCGAAAATGCAGCTTTCACCACTATTCACGATTTAACTAATACGCAAACTATTCTTGATGCGCCCCATAAAGATTTACGTCGTGCACGAGCATGTGGCATGAGCCTTATTCCGACAACAACAGGCAGTGCTAAAGCGATTGTTGAGATATTCCCAGAGCTTGAAAACCGCATCAATGGCCATGCGGTTCGTGTACCACTAGCTAATGCGTCTCTAACTGACGTCATCTTTGAAGTGAAGCAAGACACCACGGCAGAAGAAGTCAACGCGATGCTGAAAGAAGCGTCTGAGAACGAACTAAAAGGCATTCTTGGTTTTGAAGAGCGTCCACTGGTTTCTATCGATTATAAAGGCGACCAACGTTCAACCATCGTAGATGCACTATCAACCATGTTAGTGGGTAAGCGCATGGTTAAGATCTACGCTTGGTACGACAACGAGATGGGTTACGCGACACGTACGGCAGAGCTAGTACGTACAGTTGGCCTAGCTTAA
- a CDS encoding metalloregulator ArsR/SmtB family transcription factor yields MLPHQFFKLLSDETRVRCLMLIVRNECLSVGELTQALQESQPKVSRHLAQLRSNGILTDVRQGQWVFYRLSQDLPGWMLKLIDDLIASNCLKTEYQQDSERLEAMTSRPQCCV; encoded by the coding sequence ATGCTTCCTCACCAATTTTTCAAATTACTGTCTGATGAGACGCGAGTGCGTTGCTTAATGTTGATAGTGCGCAATGAGTGCTTATCTGTTGGTGAGCTAACTCAGGCATTGCAAGAAAGTCAGCCAAAGGTATCTCGTCACCTAGCGCAGTTGCGTTCAAACGGCATTTTAACTGACGTTCGCCAAGGGCAATGGGTGTTCTACCGCCTATCACAAGACTTACCGGGTTGGATGCTAAAGTTAATCGATGACCTTATCGCATCGAACTGTTTGAAAACGGAATACCAACAAGATAGTGAGCGCTTAGAAGCAATGACTTCACGCCCTCAATGTTGCGTTTAA
- a CDS encoding cyclin-dependent kinase inhibitor 3 family protein yields MTMTNSQVHPTWQLDLKTGALVLTPCPGTKGADLDASLAQLKAQGVEAIVTALDSEELASKNVAELGEKAQALGMQWFQIEIEDDCAPGTDFAAKWQAASPALHQVVDNGGKVAMHCMGGSGRTGLLAAHLLLEKSWDLSKIVQEVQSLRPGAFTKSIQVDYIQGVAAQ; encoded by the coding sequence ATTACGATGACGAATTCTCAAGTACACCCAACATGGCAACTAGATTTAAAAACAGGTGCGTTAGTGCTTACTCCGTGCCCAGGCACTAAAGGCGCTGACCTAGATGCATCTCTAGCGCAGCTGAAAGCGCAAGGCGTGGAAGCGATTGTGACGGCTCTAGACAGTGAAGAGCTGGCAAGTAAGAATGTTGCTGAGCTAGGCGAGAAAGCGCAAGCACTAGGCATGCAGTGGTTCCAAATCGAAATCGAAGACGATTGTGCACCGGGTACTGATTTTGCTGCGAAATGGCAGGCGGCGAGCCCAGCGCTACACCAAGTGGTGGATAACGGCGGCAAGGTAGCAATGCACTGCATGGGCGGTTCTGGCCGTACTGGTTTGCTGGCTGCACACCTGCTGTTAGAGAAGAGTTGGGATCTGAGTAAGATTGTTCAAGAAGTACAATCACTGCGTCCGGGCGCGTTTACTAAGTCAATTCAGGTTGACTACATTCAAGGTGTTGCTGCTCAGTAA
- a CDS encoding EAL and HDOD domain-containing protein has protein sequence MTATYVARQPILNRKKNTLGYELLFRDGERNAYPAHIESNRATYRLIVENFLSVGLNPSIPSSRCFINFPYQSLIRRLPLSLPKDKVVVEILETCQPTDELLEAVKELHQAGYMIALDDFTSTPEWERFLKYTHIVKLDIMQMGLDEACELVRKHEGKKFSFLAERVETEQEFQQAKEAGFRFFQGYFFSKPEIVKTKYISPEQVIAMELFQEVCKANVDFQRVENIVAKDVALSYKLLRFVNSMSPRLEVTISSFRQALVYLGQEKLKMFVSLAVASYVSDKKPKELYSLSLQRAQFCQRMSRYQPFSGHAEQAFMIGLFSSLDALLDLSLENLVEQLPLSKTIKVALLRREGPYGTLLALEESFEHADWQQIDKHCAHLGLNVDQVKTELTEAQRWSHNVTNQL, from the coding sequence ATGACCGCTACCTACGTTGCTAGACAACCTATCTTAAATCGTAAGAAGAACACGCTTGGTTATGAGCTGTTGTTTCGCGACGGAGAAAGGAATGCCTATCCTGCGCATATTGAGTCTAATCGTGCAACGTATCGTTTGATTGTTGAGAACTTCTTGTCGGTTGGGCTTAACCCTTCGATCCCATCTTCACGTTGTTTTATTAATTTCCCTTATCAAAGCCTGATTCGCCGGTTGCCTTTGAGCTTGCCAAAAGACAAGGTCGTGGTTGAGATCCTTGAAACCTGCCAACCGACGGACGAATTGCTCGAAGCGGTGAAAGAGTTGCATCAAGCGGGCTATATGATTGCCTTAGATGATTTTACTTCAACGCCAGAATGGGAACGTTTCCTAAAATACACACATATTGTTAAGCTCGATATCATGCAGATGGGCTTGGATGAAGCGTGTGAACTGGTAAGAAAACACGAAGGGAAGAAGTTTAGCTTTCTTGCTGAGCGTGTCGAAACCGAACAAGAATTCCAACAAGCCAAAGAAGCGGGCTTCCGGTTTTTTCAAGGGTACTTCTTCAGTAAGCCTGAAATAGTCAAAACCAAGTACATTAGCCCGGAGCAGGTGATTGCTATGGAGCTGTTTCAAGAAGTGTGTAAAGCCAATGTCGATTTTCAACGAGTTGAAAATATCGTGGCCAAAGATGTGGCGTTGTCATACAAGCTTTTACGCTTCGTAAATTCCATGTCGCCGCGTCTTGAAGTGACGATCTCTTCTTTCCGTCAGGCCTTGGTTTATCTGGGGCAAGAAAAACTTAAAATGTTTGTTTCGCTGGCGGTGGCTTCTTACGTGTCAGATAAAAAGCCGAAAGAGTTATACAGTTTATCGCTTCAGCGTGCTCAGTTCTGTCAGCGCATGTCCCGCTATCAGCCGTTTTCAGGGCATGCTGAACAAGCCTTCATGATTGGTTTGTTTTCGTCGCTCGATGCCCTGTTAGATTTATCGCTAGAAAACTTGGTTGAACAACTCCCATTATCTAAAACCATCAAGGTCGCTTTGTTACGTAGAGAAGGGCCATACGGGACGCTTTTAGCGCTTGAAGAGAGCTTTGAGCATGCGGATTGGCAACAGATTGATAAGCACTGTGCTCACTTGGGACTGAATGTTGATCAGGTCAAAACCGAGCTCACCGAAGCCCAACGCTGGAGTCATAACGTAACCAACCAGCTCTGA
- a CDS encoding acyltransferase, which translates to MKQRILFFDLARCVAAVAVIAIHVLAPYRNELGTIPFGEWLTAITVNGFSRWAVPVFILISGALMLSDQRPFDAKYYLKRRLGKVLIPFIVWSLFYTYLSGWSAMGFDADVSWEVLLNSYHHYTYYHLGFFYYFIPLYFVIPFLQIMVRKYGDKAVYGFTAVWLFTTLLFLLRIDGPWSHELWLYTGYLPLGYLLYKKVPLNKLTVGVSVGLGGLALLTTVYMVVDASLVAQEYTVGRWLSYKTLNTVLAASMVFMVCRYYGEGLSEKSNQVVGFISKHSLGIYLLHPIFLWPMKEFGWYQGNPAWVIPLWIVISGAGALWMSWLVSKSEKTRWLLP; encoded by the coding sequence ATGAAGCAGCGAATTCTCTTTTTTGATTTAGCACGATGTGTCGCGGCCGTAGCGGTTATCGCGATTCATGTTTTGGCGCCTTATCGCAACGAACTAGGAACCATTCCTTTCGGCGAGTGGTTAACGGCAATCACTGTTAATGGCTTCAGTCGTTGGGCTGTGCCCGTGTTTATTTTGATTAGTGGTGCGTTGATGTTGAGCGATCAGCGCCCGTTTGACGCCAAGTATTATCTCAAGCGCCGTCTAGGTAAGGTATTGATACCTTTCATCGTCTGGTCGCTTTTCTATACCTACCTGTCAGGTTGGTCTGCGATGGGCTTTGATGCTGACGTGAGTTGGGAGGTGTTGCTCAATAGCTATCACCACTACACGTACTACCATCTTGGTTTCTTCTATTACTTTATCCCGCTCTACTTTGTGATTCCTTTCTTACAGATCATGGTCAGAAAGTATGGCGACAAAGCTGTCTATGGCTTCACGGCGGTGTGGTTGTTCACGACGTTACTGTTCTTACTAAGAATCGATGGCCCATGGAGTCATGAGTTATGGCTTTATACTGGCTACTTGCCTCTGGGGTACCTGTTATACAAGAAGGTACCGCTTAACAAATTAACCGTTGGTGTGAGTGTGGGGCTTGGTGGCCTTGCGTTGTTGACCACAGTCTACATGGTGGTTGATGCGAGTTTGGTCGCACAAGAGTACACGGTAGGGCGTTGGTTATCTTATAAAACGTTGAATACGGTGCTGGCGGCGAGCATGGTGTTTATGGTGTGTCGTTACTATGGTGAAGGGTTATCTGAGAAAAGTAATCAAGTGGTTGGCTTTATCAGTAAGCACAGCTTAGGTATTTATTTGTTGCACCCAATTTTCTTGTGGCCAATGAAAGAGTTCGGTTGGTACCAAGGAAATCCTGCTTGGGTGATTCCATTATGGATAGTGATCAGTGGTGCAGGGGCTTTATGGATGAGTTGGTTGGTCTCTAAGTCAGAGAAAACACGTTGGCTATTGCCTTAG
- the arsJ gene encoding organoarsenical effux MFS transporter ArsJ yields the protein MFANLSKSVRQYMLVTFNYWNFTITDGALRMLVVLYFYDLGYSSLEIASLFLFYEFFGVVTNLIGGWLGARLGLNKTMNIGLGMQVVALGMLAVPSAMLTIPWVMAAQALSGIAKDLNKMSAKSSIKTLVPDEQQGALYKWIAILTGSKNALKGAGFFIGGLLLSTIGFQYAVLTMAAVLTLVFIGSLVSLEADMGKAKTKPKFKQIFSKSESINILSAARMFLFGARDVWFVIALPIYLGSVFGWDHSWVGGFLAAWTIAYGFVQGIAPKITGKAQGKVPDGHAALLWAGALAIVTAGIAYAVQIGWQPELVIIGGLMVFGAIFAVNSSLHSYLIVSYAKGDGVSLDVGFYYMANAMGRLIGTILSGLVFQMAGLSACLWVSFAFLAITTVISLRLPKVPQASAA from the coding sequence ATGTTCGCTAACCTAAGCAAAAGCGTTCGCCAATACATGTTGGTGACCTTCAACTACTGGAACTTCACCATTACTGATGGTGCACTTCGTATGCTGGTGGTTCTGTATTTCTATGACCTTGGCTACAGTTCGTTAGAGATCGCCTCACTGTTCCTTTTTTATGAATTCTTTGGTGTGGTGACTAACCTAATCGGTGGTTGGTTAGGCGCGCGTCTTGGCCTCAATAAAACTATGAACATCGGCTTAGGGATGCAGGTTGTTGCCTTGGGTATGCTCGCGGTGCCAAGCGCAATGTTGACCATCCCTTGGGTCATGGCCGCGCAGGCGTTGTCTGGTATCGCTAAAGACCTCAATAAGATGAGTGCTAAAAGCTCGATTAAGACTCTGGTTCCTGATGAGCAGCAGGGTGCGCTTTATAAGTGGATTGCGATTCTGACCGGATCTAAGAATGCACTGAAAGGTGCAGGGTTCTTTATTGGTGGTTTACTGCTTTCGACGATTGGATTCCAATACGCAGTGCTAACGATGGCTGCTGTGCTGACATTGGTCTTCATTGGCAGTTTAGTGAGCTTAGAAGCGGACATGGGTAAAGCGAAAACCAAACCTAAGTTCAAACAAATTTTCTCTAAGTCTGAATCCATCAATATCTTATCGGCAGCGCGTATGTTCTTATTTGGTGCTCGTGACGTGTGGTTTGTGATTGCTCTGCCGATTTATCTAGGCAGCGTGTTTGGGTGGGATCACTCATGGGTTGGTGGCTTCTTAGCGGCTTGGACCATCGCTTACGGCTTTGTACAGGGCATTGCACCTAAGATTACCGGTAAAGCGCAAGGCAAGGTGCCTGATGGCCATGCGGCACTATTGTGGGCGGGTGCATTGGCTATTGTGACCGCTGGTATTGCCTATGCGGTACAGATCGGTTGGCAACCTGAATTGGTTATCATCGGTGGTTTGATGGTATTTGGTGCCATCTTTGCGGTGAACTCATCGCTTCACTCATACCTGATTGTGAGTTATGCGAAAGGGGATGGAGTGTCGCTTGATGTTGGTTTCTACTATATGGCAAATGCGATGGGTCGTTTAATCGGTACCATTCTGTCGGGCTTGGTATTTCAAATGGCCGGTTTGTCTGCGTGTTTGTGGGTATCGTTCGCGTTCTTAGCTATAACGACGGTGATCTCTTTGCGTTTACCTAAGGTGCCGCAAGCGTCAGCCGCATGA